The nucleotide window ACGCCGCCGGCGCAGTCCGGTGGCGGTGATCAGCAGGCCCGCCAGAGCGACCGCGGTCACCACGAGCAGACCGGGCCGGTAGCTGTCGAGGACGGCCTGCGGCGAGGAGTCGTCGGCGGAGCCCGCCGTCACGACGGCCGTCACGACCGCCAGGAAGATCGCCCCGCCCACCTGCACCGAGGTGTTGAGCAGACCCGAGACCATGCCCTGCTCGTGGTCGTCGACGCCGTCGGTGGCCTGGATGTTGAGCGAGGGGAAGACCAGCGCGCAGGCCGCGCCGATGAGCAGCATCGACGGCAGGATCACCGCCGCGTACACCGGTTCGAGGTCGACGCGCAGGAACAGCGCGTAGCCCACCACCATCAGGGCGAAGCCCAGCACGATGAGGCGCGGTGTCCCGAACCGGTCGACGATCGCGCCCATCTTCGTCGCCGAGAGCGCCACGAGCGCGCCCGCGGGCAGGAAGGCGAGGGCGGTGTGCAGGGCCGACCAGCCCAGCAGCGACTGCATGTACAGCGTGACGAGGAACTGGAAGCCGACGTACGAGCCGAAGAACATCATGGCGCCGAGCTGGGCCCGGACCTGGTTGCCGGAGCGCAGCACGCCGAGCCGGATCAGCGGGCTCGCGCTGCGCCGCTCGACGCGGACGAAGACGGTGAGCAGGACCGCGACCGCGAGGAACGACAGCAGCGTACGGGCCGAGGTCCAGCCCGCCTCGGACGCCTGGACGACGGTGAAGACGAGCAGCAGCATGGAGCCGGTACCGATGACGGCGCCCGGGATGTCGTAGCCGCGGTGGGTCCGGTCGCGCTCGCTGCGCGGGATGAGCTTCAGGCCGAGGACCAGGGCGACGACCGCGATGGGCGCGGGCAGCAGCATGGTCAGCCGCCAACTGGCCTCCGTGAGCAGCCCCGACAGGACGAGACCCATCGAGAAGCCGGTGGCGGCGCAGGTGGTGTAGATCGAGAGGGCGCGGTTGCGCAGCGGGCCCTGGGGGAACGTCGTGGTGATGATCGACAGGCCGGCGGGGGCGGTGAACGCGGCGCTCAGCCCCTTGATGAACCGGCTCGCGATCAGCAGCGGTCCGGAGTCGACGAGTCCGCCGAGCAGCGAGGCGAGGGCGAACACGCCGAGCGCCACCAGGAAGACCTGACGGCGGCCCAGCAGGTCGGCGGTGCGGCCGCCGAGGAGCAACAGGCCGCCGTAGCCGAGTATGTAGCCGCTGACGATCCACTGCAGGGTCGAGGTGGAGAGGTCGAGTTCGGAGCCGATGGACGGCAGGGCGACGCCGACCATCGACACGTCCAGCGCGTCCAGGAACATCGCGGCGCACAGCACCAGGAGGGTGCCCCACAGGCGGGGCGTCCAGCGTCCCTGGGGCGCGGGGGCGGTGAGCGGAGAGGTCATGCGGCACACAGTACATGCGCATGCATTAATTGCAAGCGCATTTAATTCCGCTGCAATAATCGCCGGTGCCCTGCTGAAGTGCGGCCATGACGGCGGCGGAGAGGGCCGAACGGGGGCTCGTGGAACAGTGGCGCGAGATCCTCGCGGTGCACGCGCGGACCCTGTGCGAACCGGACCGCGCCCTGCACCGGCACGGCCTGTGCGCGAGCGACTTCGAGGTCCTCGACGTGCTGGCCGCGGGCGCGGGCGTGTCCGTGGACGGCGGGCCGGCGTACCGCGTGCAGGAGATCGCCGAGCGGGTGCGTCTGAGCCGGAGCGCGCTGTCCCGGCTGATCGCCCGCCTCGCCGGGGACGGCCTCGTGGAGCGCTGTCCGTGCCCCGAGGACCGGCGGGGCGTACGCGTGTCGCTCACGGCGAAGGGGCGCGACCTGCACGGCCGGGTGCTGCCGCTCCGGCGGGCGGTGCTGGAGCGGATGCCGGCGGACGGTCCGCGGGACCGGGGGACGCCTGCGGGCCCGCAGGACTGAGGGGTCCCGCGGGCCCTCCGGGGCCGTACCCCGGCCGCCGGTCCGCAGGCCGCGCCCGGCCGGCGGCTCAGCCCCCGGCGTTGTCGTCCGTGTTCTTGTCCGTGCTCTCGTCCGTGGTCTCGTCGAAGCTCGCGAAGTACGCGGCGGCCATGTCCTCGTCGCCGTGGCCCTGGGCGGCGGCGCGGGCGAAGCGTTCGGCGCTCGCGGCCGCGACGTCGAGGCGGACCCCGTGCCGCTCGCCGGCCTCGACGATCAGCCGGGCGTCCTTGGCGGCGGTCGTCACGGCGAAGGACGCCGGCGACAGCCGCCCCTCCAGGATGAGGGCGCCCTTGGCGTGCAGGTAGCCCATGTCGAGCGGCCCGCCGGCGATGGTGTCGAAGAAGCTCTGCGGATCCACCCCCAGCGCCTTGGCCAGGGCGAGGGTCTCACCGGTCGCGTTGGTGGCCGCGACGACCCAGCTGTTGGCCACGAGCTTGAGGCGGGTGGCGCTCGCCGCCGCTCCGTCCTCGCCGGTCCACACCGTGCGGGCGCCGACCGCGTCGAAGACCGGCGTCACGGCGTCGCGGCCCTCGCTCGGACCGGCGGCCAGGACGGTCAACTGCCCCGCCTCGGCCGGCTGCCGGGTGCCGAGCACGGGCGCGTCGTAGAAGACCAGGCCCTTCTCGCGGGCGAAGGCGGCCAGCTCGCCGACGGACTCGATGCCCGCGGTCGTCGACTGCGCCCACGGGGTGCCGGCGCGCAGGGCGGGCGCGGCCTGCCGCATCACGTCCAGCACGGCCGGGCCGTCGTACAGCATGGTCAGGACGGCATCGGCGCCCTCGACGGCCTCGGCGGGCGTACCGGCGACGTGCACGCCGTCGGCGGCGAGCGGTTCGGCCTTGTCGCGGCTGCGGTTCCAGGCCCGGACGGTGTGCCCGGCGGCGGCGAGGTTACGGGCCATCGCGGCGCCCATGATCCCGGTGCCCAGGACACTGACAGTGAGCTTGTCGGTCATGACATCAACTTCCTGATCCGTTCGGTGCGGTGGATTCCACTGCGCGGTGGACACCACTGTGCCGTGCGCGGCGGCGTGACGGCGGCACGGGGGGCAGGCGCGGTCCCGGGTGTCGCGCTCGCCCACCCGGCCCGCCGGCCCGCCGGGCGGCCGTCGTCGGCCGGTGTCAGCCGTCAGCCGTCGGCCCGGGTCACCCCTCGCGTCCCGTACCCGATGACCGCCGCCACCGCCGCGAGCGCGGCCATGCTGGTCAGGGCGGCGGGCAGCGAGAACCGGTCCGCCATGAACCCGATGGCGGGCGGCCCGAGGAGCATGCCGCCGTACCCGAGGGTGGAGGCGGTGGCGACGCCGCCGGGGCCCGCCAGCGCGCCGGCGCGTTCGATGGCCACGGGGAACAGGTTCGCGAGTCCGAGCCCGGCGACGGCGAAACCGAGCAGGGCGGCCCACACGGAGGGGGAGAGCGCGCCGAGCAGCATCCCGGCCGAGGCCATGGCGCCGCCGGCGACGACGGTCCGGCTCGGCCCGAGCCGCTCCAGGAGCCCGGTCCCGGTGAGCCGGCCGACCGTCATGGCGAGCGCGAAAGAGGTGTAGCCCGCCGCGGCGACGCCCGGGTGGGCGCCCAGGTCCTGTTCCAGGTGCAGCGCGCCCCAGTCGGCCAGGGCGCCTTCGCCGTACGCCGTGCAGAGGGCGATCAGGCCGAAGACGACGACCAGCCGGCGGGTCCGTGCGTCCGGTCGGCGAGGAGGCCGCTCCCCGGCCGGCGCACGCTCGCCGACCGGCGCACGCTCCCCGGCCGGCATGCGCGTCCCGGGCCTCCCGGCGTCGGGCGGTACCGGGGGCGCGCAGCGCAGCAGGACGCGTCCCGCGCCGGCGGTCACCAGCAGCCCGATCACCGTCAGGCCCAGCAGGTGCCGCGTGGGGGACAGGGACCCCGCGACCAGTCCGCCGAGCCCCGCGCCGACCATGCCGCCCAGGCTGAAGGCGGCGTGGAAACTCGGCATGATCGGACGCCGCAGCACGGCCACCAGGTCGACGGCGGCACTGTTGAAGGCGACGTTGATCCCGCCGTAGGCCGCGCCGAAGACCAGCAGCACGGCACCGAGGGCGGAGGCGGAGTGGGTGAGCGGGGGCAGCGCGATGCCGAGCGAGAGCAGGACGCCGCAGACGACGGTCACGGGGTGGCTGCCGTAGCGGCGGCACAGGTGCCCGGTGAGCATCATCGTGATCACGGCTCCGGCGGACACGCCGAGCAGCGCGAGACCCAGCGCGCCGACGGAGGCGCCGGTCTGCTCCTTGATGGCGGGGATGCGGACGACCCAGCCCGCGAAGACGAAGCCGTCGAGGGCGAAGAAGACGGTGAGGGCGGTACGGAGCCTGGCGAGGTCACTGCTGTCGTGGCCCGGCACGGCGTTGTGCTTGCGGGCTTTGTTTATCGGCGGCACAAAATGAGGCTAGGTCGTGCCGGCGGTGTTGCCAAGAAAAGTTCAACTCCCGCTCATGGTTTACCAACGTGCGCCCATGATTGAGCAACCACAAGCGAGGAATGACCAGTTGGACATACGTTCCCCTCCGTGATCTCTGACCCGACATCCCCCATGGCCGCCCGCGCGGAGCGGACGGCATCGGCCGCCGAGGCCTTTGGCGAGACTCCTCCCGCCCGGCGTTCCCTTCTGCGCTCCGCGCTCACGGGCGCCGCGGTCCTCGGTGCGGGCCTGGCCGTCGGCGCCGGCCCCGCGACGGCGGCGCCCGCCGTGGCGCCCGCGCGCAGGCGGCCCGCCACCGCCGAGGAGGCGCTGCGGGAACTGGCGGCGGGCAACCGCCGCTGGCGCACCTTCCACGAGCGGCACCCGGACGAATCACCCGCCGTGCGGCGGGAATTGACGACCGGTCAGCACCCGTTCGCGCTCGTGCTCGGCTGCATCGACTCCCGGGTACCGCCGGAGCTGGTCTTCGACCAGGGCCTCGGTGACCTGATGACGATACGCAGCGCCGGCCAGGTCCTCGACGAGGCGGTGCTCGGCAGCCTCGC belongs to Streptomyces sp. V3I8 and includes:
- a CDS encoding MFS transporter — its product is MPPINKARKHNAVPGHDSSDLARLRTALTVFFALDGFVFAGWVVRIPAIKEQTGASVGALGLALLGVSAGAVITMMLTGHLCRRYGSHPVTVVCGVLLSLGIALPPLTHSASALGAVLLVFGAAYGGINVAFNSAAVDLVAVLRRPIMPSFHAAFSLGGMVGAGLGGLVAGSLSPTRHLLGLTVIGLLVTAGAGRVLLRCAPPVPPDAGRPGTRMPAGERAPVGERAPAGERPPRRPDARTRRLVVVFGLIALCTAYGEGALADWGALHLEQDLGAHPGVAAAGYTSFALAMTVGRLTGTGLLERLGPSRTVVAGGAMASAGMLLGALSPSVWAALLGFAVAGLGLANLFPVAIERAGALAGPGGVATASTLGYGGMLLGPPAIGFMADRFSLPAALTSMAALAAVAAVIGYGTRGVTRADG
- a CDS encoding MFS transporter; the protein is MTSPLTAPAPQGRWTPRLWGTLLVLCAAMFLDALDVSMVGVALPSIGSELDLSTSTLQWIVSGYILGYGGLLLLGGRTADLLGRRQVFLVALGVFALASLLGGLVDSGPLLIASRFIKGLSAAFTAPAGLSIITTTFPQGPLRNRALSIYTTCAATGFSMGLVLSGLLTEASWRLTMLLPAPIAVVALVLGLKLIPRSERDRTHRGYDIPGAVIGTGSMLLLVFTVVQASEAGWTSARTLLSFLAVAVLLTVFVRVERRSASPLIRLGVLRSGNQVRAQLGAMMFFGSYVGFQFLVTLYMQSLLGWSALHTALAFLPAGALVALSATKMGAIVDRFGTPRLIVLGFALMVVGYALFLRVDLEPVYAAVILPSMLLIGAACALVFPSLNIQATDGVDDHEQGMVSGLLNTSVQVGGAIFLAVVTAVVTAGSADDSSPQAVLDSYRPGLLVVTAVALAGLLITATGLRRRRTPQQTTVLVAKSDPVPAPERPRETDGQAVTADGHITATATVTAADGHVTVRD
- a CDS encoding NAD(P)-dependent oxidoreductase, giving the protein MGERDTRDRACPPCRRHAAAHGTVVSTAQWNPPHRTDQEVDVMTDKLTVSVLGTGIMGAAMARNLAAAGHTVRAWNRSRDKAEPLAADGVHVAGTPAEAVEGADAVLTMLYDGPAVLDVMRQAAPALRAGTPWAQSTTAGIESVGELAAFAREKGLVFYDAPVLGTRQPAEAGQLTVLAAGPSEGRDAVTPVFDAVGARTVWTGEDGAAASATRLKLVANSWVVAATNATGETLALAKALGVDPQSFFDTIAGGPLDMGYLHAKGALILEGRLSPASFAVTTAAKDARLIVEAGERHGVRLDVAAASAERFARAAAQGHGDEDMAAAYFASFDETTDESTDKNTDDNAGG
- a CDS encoding MarR family winged helix-turn-helix transcriptional regulator; protein product: MTAAERAERGLVEQWREILAVHARTLCEPDRALHRHGLCASDFEVLDVLAAGAGVSVDGGPAYRVQEIAERVRLSRSALSRLIARLAGDGLVERCPCPEDRRGVRVSLTAKGRDLHGRVLPLRRAVLERMPADGPRDRGTPAGPQD
- a CDS encoding carbonic anhydrase — translated: MAARAERTASAAEAFGETPPARRSLLRSALTGAAVLGAGLAVGAGPATAAPAVAPARRRPATAEEALRELAAGNRRWRTFHERHPDESPAVRRELTTGQHPFALVLGCIDSRVPPELVFDQGLGDLMTIRSAGQVLDEAVLGSLAYGVLELGIPLLMVLGHQSCGAVRATVEADESGARLPNHIQYLADRISPAIDRTEEGDARVDATVDANIRLIRAQLAAEPDLAAKVDSGALAIVGARYELTTQRVHRIG